A genomic segment from uncultured Desulfuromonas sp. encodes:
- a CDS encoding PAS domain S-box protein, producing MAEKRRIITLFLMMILVAVGVGGVTMWTLYRVEVNDETSHLGTIAYNQARFIERAIDFILHDSGGVDEKQAIDLIRSCYHGMARDGQISELVIARRQKDMIDFVVHHRTVEINEEKRVPFEIGQAEPMRRALLGESGVMEFEDCDGLPSLAAYEPIHRLNLGLVAKIKLSSMRQPFLNATPYLSLVSGLLVLAGTFLFWKITRPLLRELESKELRYRTLFENTADGVLVVKGGVVLETNGQGCWLLGYEESEILGKAVNTFAPEFQPDGRSSLSASRHYVEMAMQEGPQYFSWQYLRGNKLREADVVLQALKLDGDDVVLATMRDVTDFREVERSLRERERHYRAIFERGSNAFLLYRGNGQLVDANPAACRMYGYELEELLSLTLRERIHADDCDSYLDSVAHTIASDQGCHTEIRALHRDGTLIHFDVYLESFSWRGELLCLTTAIDVTERKKADRAAQCEEIRMEALLTLQQMLEFPEKQVCHYILGQALRICDSHGGFLAVASSESLSLKVKALNLRQNVDWFERQLDRADNRQPQIYNCRLQEWLDLGIDSERYMQVPLLENGQVVAVIGLLDKDEPYSDFDIRQMVLLLQGTWQRLQRNRSMLALRRAKEEAEEANQAKSEFLAVVSHEIRTPMTVTLAALQQVLESPLDEEQRQYLTMANDASDSLMSLINDILDFSKIEAEKLVLEKSPFNLCECLENVVAILGVNARQKGLELKMALEGAVPDLLIGDPHRVRQILVNLVGNAVKFTEQGRVCVRLASEPRDDHHLIHVRVCDTGIGIEDSMRERVFESFSQADSSTTRKYGGTGLGLAICKGLVEQMGGSIGFEPLPERGSCFYFSLPMAVAMEACPAQEMPTIPAGLTDCSGRSVLLVEDDDSTATLMSVRLRDLQLCVERVSDGFAAVERCLQKSYDLVLMDYHMPKMDGLTATQEIRRAGLTMPIIGLTAFSDGRQWQEFQQVGLDRCLTKPIKVEQLRAVVSEYLAPQFEGGEV from the coding sequence TTGGCGGAGAAGCGACGAATAATTACCCTGTTCTTGATGATGATTCTGGTTGCCGTGGGCGTCGGTGGTGTCACGATGTGGACACTCTACCGCGTCGAGGTAAACGATGAAACCTCACATCTGGGCACCATTGCCTATAATCAGGCGCGCTTTATCGAACGGGCGATTGATTTTATTCTTCACGACAGCGGTGGGGTGGACGAAAAGCAGGCGATTGATTTGATCCGCTCCTGTTACCACGGCATGGCACGTGATGGACAGATTAGCGAACTGGTTATTGCCCGGCGGCAGAAGGACATGATCGACTTTGTCGTTCATCACCGCACGGTGGAGATCAACGAAGAGAAACGGGTTCCTTTTGAGATTGGGCAGGCAGAACCGATGCGTCGGGCCCTCCTTGGCGAAAGTGGGGTCATGGAGTTTGAGGATTGTGATGGTCTGCCATCGCTGGCGGCCTATGAACCGATCCATCGACTCAATTTAGGTTTGGTGGCTAAAATCAAATTGTCCAGCATGAGACAGCCTTTTCTTAATGCGACGCCTTATCTTTCTCTGGTGTCCGGTCTTCTGGTTCTGGCCGGAACTTTTTTGTTCTGGAAAATTACCCGCCCTTTGCTGCGTGAACTCGAAAGTAAGGAGTTGCGTTATCGGACGCTGTTCGAAAACACGGCCGATGGTGTGCTTGTTGTTAAAGGCGGCGTTGTGTTGGAAACCAACGGCCAGGGGTGCTGGCTACTCGGTTATGAAGAAAGCGAGATTCTCGGTAAAGCGGTCAATACGTTCGCGCCGGAATTTCAGCCCGACGGGCGGAGTTCCCTGTCTGCATCACGTCATTACGTTGAGATGGCGATGCAGGAAGGGCCACAGTATTTTTCCTGGCAATATCTGCGCGGTAACAAACTGCGTGAGGCGGATGTTGTGCTGCAGGCGCTGAAATTGGATGGCGACGATGTCGTTTTGGCCACCATGCGTGATGTCACTGATTTCCGTGAAGTGGAGCGCTCTTTACGTGAGCGTGAACGCCATTATCGGGCGATTTTCGAACGTGGGTCCAACGCATTTCTGCTGTATCGCGGTAATGGGCAGCTGGTGGATGCCAACCCTGCTGCCTGCCGCATGTACGGTTATGAATTGGAAGAACTGCTCAGTTTAACGTTGCGTGAACGGATTCATGCGGATGACTGCGACAGCTATCTCGACAGTGTTGCGCATACCATCGCCTCTGATCAGGGCTGCCATACGGAAATTCGCGCACTGCACCGTGATGGAACCCTGATTCATTTTGATGTCTACCTTGAGTCGTTCTCCTGGCGGGGAGAGTTGCTCTGCCTGACCACGGCCATTGATGTAACCGAGCGGAAAAAGGCTGATCGTGCTGCTCAATGCGAAGAGATCCGTATGGAAGCACTTCTGACCTTGCAGCAAATGCTGGAATTTCCCGAAAAGCAGGTCTGTCATTATATCCTCGGCCAAGCCTTGCGTATCTGTGACAGCCATGGCGGGTTTCTGGCCGTCGCGTCTTCAGAAAGCCTTTCTTTGAAAGTGAAAGCCTTGAACCTCAGACAGAATGTCGATTGGTTCGAACGGCAACTTGATCGTGCCGATAACCGCCAGCCGCAGATTTACAACTGTCGGCTACAGGAATGGCTCGATCTTGGGATTGATTCTGAACGCTATATGCAAGTGCCCTTGCTGGAGAATGGTCAAGTTGTTGCGGTGATTGGTCTGCTGGATAAAGACGAACCCTACAGTGACTTCGATATCCGTCAGATGGTGCTGCTTTTACAAGGGACCTGGCAGCGGTTGCAGCGTAATCGATCCATGTTGGCTTTGCGTCGTGCCAAAGAGGAAGCGGAGGAAGCGAATCAGGCCAAAAGTGAGTTTCTGGCTGTCGTCAGCCATGAAATACGCACGCCGATGACCGTCACTCTTGCCGCATTGCAGCAGGTTCTCGAATCTCCCCTGGATGAGGAGCAACGCCAATACCTGACCATGGCCAATGATGCGTCGGATTCTTTGATGAGTCTGATCAACGATATCCTCGATTTTTCCAAGATCGAAGCGGAGAAACTCGTGCTGGAAAAGTCGCCGTTCAATCTGTGCGAATGCCTAGAAAATGTCGTTGCTATTCTCGGTGTCAATGCCCGCCAGAAAGGGTTGGAGTTGAAGATGGCGTTAGAGGGGGCGGTACCTGATCTGTTGATTGGTGATCCGCATCGTGTTCGTCAGATTTTGGTGAACCTGGTTGGTAATGCCGTCAAATTTACCGAGCAGGGACGGGTCTGTGTTCGGCTGGCCTCAGAGCCTCGTGATGATCATCATCTGATCCATGTTCGTGTCTGTGATACCGGCATCGGAATAGAGGATTCAATGCGCGAGCGGGTGTTTGAAAGCTTCAGTCAGGCAGACAGCTCCACAACGCGTAAATACGGGGGGACCGGGCTGGGCCTGGCCATCTGTAAAGGCTTGGTTGAACAGATGGGAGGCTCGATTGGTTTCGAGCCTTTGCCGGAGCGGGGGAGTTGTTTTTATTTCAGCTTGCCGATGGCGGTGGCAATGGAGGCGTGCCCGGCACAGGAGATGCCGACGATCCCGGCAGGATTGACGGATTGTTCTGGACGCAGCGTGCTGCTTGTCGAAGATGATGATTCCACGGCGACATTGATGTCGGTGCGGCTGCGAGACCTGCAGTTGTGTGTGGAGCGCGTCAGCGACGGTTTTGCCGCTGTTGAGCGGTGTCTGCAAAAATCTTATGACCTGGTGTTGATGGATTATCATATGCCGAAGATGGATGGATTGACCGCGACGCAGGAGATCCGTCGTGCCGGTTTAACCATGCCGATCATTGGTCTGACGGCCTTTTCTGACGGGCGCCAATGGCAGGAGTTTCAGCAGGTCGGTCTTGATCGTTGCCTGACAAAGCCGATTAAAGTGGAGCAGCTGCGGGCGGTGGTTTCTGAATACCTTGCTCCACAGTTCGAGGGTGGGGAGGTATGA